The Malus domestica chromosome 06, GDT2T_hap1 genome has a segment encoding these proteins:
- the LOC114825326 gene encoding GDSL esterase/lipase At4g10955-like isoform X1, whose translation MASERESFDLSGPLHLTSIDWQNTQHQRSVAACLVQGVYVLERDHQEEREGPQALAPPWWEFFHFKLLRKLVDDVGFSIFGALYEFKPPPSLCNRPSEGSPCYVIAFRGTLTKYDSVSRDLELDVEVIRNGLHRTSRFEIAMQAVRNMVATSGPSNVWLAGHSLGSAMAMLAGKTMASSGNYLESFLFNPPFVSAPIERIQDTRVKHGLRFAGSVITAGLALAMKAKQQQQQQQQQQQQHRSKPEDEPFTTMAAWLPGLFVNPADDICSEYIGYFEHRKKMEDIGAGAIERLATQNSLGGLLMHAMGKQAAPEPPLHLIPSAKLTVNLTPSRDLKEAHGIHQWWRDDLQLLSEVHRYK comes from the exons ATGGCCTCGGAGAGGGAAAGTTTCGACCTTTCAGGACCATTGCACCTAACTTCCATTGACTG GCAGAACACTCAGCATCAAAGATCTGTTGCTGCCTGTTTGGTTCAGGGTGTCTATGTTCTTGAACGGGACCACCAAGAGGAAAGAGAAGGGCCCCAAGCCCTCGCTCCTCCTTGGTGGGAGTTCTTCCATTTTAAGCTGCTCCGTAAGCTTGTGGATGATGTTGGTTTCTCTATCTTTGGTGCCTTATACGAGTTTAAACCTCCACCGTCTCTTTGTAACCGTCCATCGGAAGGAAGCCCTTGTTATGTAATTGCCTTCCGAGGCACCTTAACAAAGTATGACTCAGTCTCACGAGATCTTGAGTTGGATGTTGAGGTGATCCGAAATGGACTTCACAGGACATCTCGCTTCGAGATTGCTATGCAAGCTGTCCGAAATATGGTTGCTACATCAGGTCCTTCAAATGTTTGGTTAGCTGGCCACTCCCTGGGGTCAGCCATGGCAATGCTTGCTGGAAAAACTATGGCTAGCTCTGGCAATTATCTTGAATCTTTTCTCTTCAATCCGCCATTTGTGTCGGCCCCAATAGAGAGGATTCAGGATACGAGAGTGAAGCATGGGCTTCGGTTTGCAGGCAGTGTGATTACTGCTGGACTCGCTCTTGCTATGAAGGCtaaacagcagcagcagcaacaacaacaacaacaacaacaacatagAAGTAAACCAGAAGACGAACCATTCACTACTATGGCTGCATGGCTCCCAGGTCTATTTGTTAATCCAGCTGATGACATATGCTCTGAATATATAGGGTATTTCGAACATAGGAAAAAGATGGAGGACATTGGAGCAGGAGCCATTGAGCGGTTAGCAACCCAGAACTCTCTGGGGGGTCTACTAATGCACGCAATGGGAAAGCAGGCAGCACCTGAGCCGCCATTGCACCTCATTCCTTCTGCAAAGCTGACTGTTAATTTAACCCCTTCAAGGGATCTGAAAGAAGCCCATGGAATTCACCAGTGGTGGAGAGACGACCTGCAATTGCTTTCTGAGGTCCACAGATACAAATAG
- the LOC114825326 gene encoding GDSL esterase/lipase At4g10955-like isoform X2 — MLSRQNTQHQRSVAACLVQGVYVLERDHQEEREGPQALAPPWWEFFHFKLLRKLVDDVGFSIFGALYEFKPPPSLCNRPSEGSPCYVIAFRGTLTKYDSVSRDLELDVEVIRNGLHRTSRFEIAMQAVRNMVATSGPSNVWLAGHSLGSAMAMLAGKTMASSGNYLESFLFNPPFVSAPIERIQDTRVKHGLRFAGSVITAGLALAMKAKQQQQQQQQQQQQHRSKPEDEPFTTMAAWLPGLFVNPADDICSEYIGYFEHRKKMEDIGAGAIERLATQNSLGGLLMHAMGKQAAPEPPLHLIPSAKLTVNLTPSRDLKEAHGIHQWWRDDLQLLSEVHRYK, encoded by the exons ATGTTATCAAG GCAGAACACTCAGCATCAAAGATCTGTTGCTGCCTGTTTGGTTCAGGGTGTCTATGTTCTTGAACGGGACCACCAAGAGGAAAGAGAAGGGCCCCAAGCCCTCGCTCCTCCTTGGTGGGAGTTCTTCCATTTTAAGCTGCTCCGTAAGCTTGTGGATGATGTTGGTTTCTCTATCTTTGGTGCCTTATACGAGTTTAAACCTCCACCGTCTCTTTGTAACCGTCCATCGGAAGGAAGCCCTTGTTATGTAATTGCCTTCCGAGGCACCTTAACAAAGTATGACTCAGTCTCACGAGATCTTGAGTTGGATGTTGAGGTGATCCGAAATGGACTTCACAGGACATCTCGCTTCGAGATTGCTATGCAAGCTGTCCGAAATATGGTTGCTACATCAGGTCCTTCAAATGTTTGGTTAGCTGGCCACTCCCTGGGGTCAGCCATGGCAATGCTTGCTGGAAAAACTATGGCTAGCTCTGGCAATTATCTTGAATCTTTTCTCTTCAATCCGCCATTTGTGTCGGCCCCAATAGAGAGGATTCAGGATACGAGAGTGAAGCATGGGCTTCGGTTTGCAGGCAGTGTGATTACTGCTGGACTCGCTCTTGCTATGAAGGCtaaacagcagcagcagcaacaacaacaacaacaacaacaacatagAAGTAAACCAGAAGACGAACCATTCACTACTATGGCTGCATGGCTCCCAGGTCTATTTGTTAATCCAGCTGATGACATATGCTCTGAATATATAGGGTATTTCGAACATAGGAAAAAGATGGAGGACATTGGAGCAGGAGCCATTGAGCGGTTAGCAACCCAGAACTCTCTGGGGGGTCTACTAATGCACGCAATGGGAAAGCAGGCAGCACCTGAGCCGCCATTGCACCTCATTCCTTCTGCAAAGCTGACTGTTAATTTAACCCCTTCAAGGGATCTGAAAGAAGCCCATGGAATTCACCAGTGGTGGAGAGACGACCTGCAATTGCTTTCTGAGGTCCACAGATACAAATAG
- the LOC103424973 gene encoding uncharacterized protein, which yields MSKPQRPQRPKPPPSGRTNLASCIVATIFLIFVVIVILIVYFTVFKPKDPKISVSAVQLPSFSTQNSTVSFTFAQYVSIRNPNRAPFNHYDSTLQLFYSGSQVGFMFIPAGKIEARQTQFMAANFAVQSFPVSDPNRASGMVQNPMGPTFGDGFSGLSGTGAGPSGPTMQIESRLEMAGRVRVMHFFTHHVEAKSECEVSIAVSDGSVLGFHC from the coding sequence ATGAGCAAGCCTCAGCGGCCTCAGCGGCCCAAACCGCCGCCGTCCGGCCGCACGAACCTCGCCTCCTGCATCGTTGCCACCATCTTCCTAATCTTCGTCGTCATCGTCATCCTCATCGTCTACTTCACCGTCTTCAAACCCAAAGACCCCAAAATCTCCGTCTCCGCCGTCCAGCTCCCTTCCTTCTCCACCCAAAACTCCACCGTCAGCTTCACCTTCGCCCAATACGTCTCCATCCGCAATCCCAACCGGGCACCCTTCAACCACTACGACAGCACCCTCCAGCTCTTCTACTCCGGCAGCCAAGTCGGGTTCATGTTCATACCCGCCGGCAAGATCGAAGCGCGTCAGACCCAGTTCATGGCCGCCAACTTCGCCGTGCAGTCGTTCCCGGTCTCCGATCCCAATCGGGCTTCCGGGATGGTCCAGAACCCAATGGGGCCCACTTTCGGAGATGGGTTCAGCGGGTTGAGCGGCACCGGCGCCGGACCCAGCGGGCCCACAATGCAGATTGAGTCGCGGTTGGAGATGGCGGGTCGGGTTCGCGTCATGCACTTTTTCACCCACCATGTGGAGGCAAAATCTGAGTGTGAAGTTTCCATTGCTGTGAGTGATGGATCTGTATTGGGTTTTCACTGTTAG
- the LOC103400657 gene encoding phosphatidylinositol 4-kinase gamma 2, with translation MSLADVALSPGHFASAADGVFESQQGHCSSESIMLYLRVAGSVTPMHVLDSDSIASVKLRIQTCKGFVVKKQKLVFEGRELARNDSLVKDYGITGENVLHLVLRLSDLLHITVRTIGGKEFDFHVDRHRNVGYLKQRVLKKGKAYDPEDQELFCNGEKLDDQRLIDDICKNTDDVIHLVVQKSAEVRAKHYEKDLELSVVAPLSDECREEVNGVANHRSERVPFVTCQLPLFNPDFLLEPIVVNPKVKLPSYVWGMLNSTFDGLKKGNQPIRSSEGTGGTYFMQDSFQEFISVFKPVDEEPNAVNNPHGLPASPDGEGLKRGTRVGEGAVREVAAYLLDHPKSGPRNLSNETIGFAGVPPTILVRCLHKSFNHPQGYDCSSKNVKMGSLQVYMKNDGSCEDMGPSRFPVEEVHKISVFDLRMANADRHAGNILFRKGEDGKILLIPIDHGYCLPENFEDCTFDWLYWPQARQAYSPDTIEYINSLDAEQDIALLKFYGWDIPIECARTLRISTMLLKKGVKRGLTPFAIGSLMCRENINKESVIEGIVREAQDSLLPGMSEAAFLEVISEIMDSQLDKLTK, from the exons ATGTCTCTTGCTGATGTTGCCTTGAGCCCGGGACATTTTGCTTCTGCTGCTGATGGGGTTTTCGAAAGCCAGCAGGGGCATTGTTCTAGTGAATCAATCATGTTGTATCTCAGGGTTGCTGGCTCCGTGACCCCTATGCATGTTTTGGACTCCGATTCCATTGCTTCGGTGAAGCTAAGGATCCAAACGTGCAAAGGGTTCGTGGTGAAGAAGCAGAAGCTTGTTTTCGAAGGCAGGGAATTGGCCCGGAACGACTCTCTCGTTAAGGACTATGGCATCACTGGTGAGAATGTGTTGCATTTGGTTCTTAGGCTTTCTGATCTTTTGCATATCACTGTTAGGACCATTGGTGGGAAGgaatttgatttccatgtaGATAGACATCGAAATGTCGGGTACCTCAAGCAACGGGTTTTGAAGAAGGGGAAGGCTTATGATCCCGAGGATCAGGAGCTTTTCTGCAATGGTGAAAAGCTTGATGACCAGAGGCTCATTGATGATATTTGTAAGAACACTGATGATGTCATTCACTTGGTGGTTCAGAAATCTGCCGAGGTTAGGGCTAAGCATTATGAGAAAGATTTGGAGCTTTCAGTTGTGGCACCGCTTTCGGATGAATGCAGAGAAGAGGTCAATGGAGTGGCCAACCACCGATCCGAGAGGGTTCCATTTGTAACATGCCAGTTACCTTTATTCAATCCAGATTTCTTGTTGGAACCAATTGTTGTGAATCCCAAGGTTAAGCTTCCCTCTTATGTATGGGGCATGCTTAATTCCACATTTGATGGTTTGAAGAAGGGCAATCAACCTATTAGGTCATCCGAAGGCACTGGAGGAACTTATTTCATGCAAGATTCCTTCCAGGAGTTTATTTCTGTTTTCAAGCCTGTGGATGAGGAGCCTAATGCAGTGAACAATCCCCATGGCTTGCCCGCATCCCCAGATGGTGAAGGTTTGAAAAGGGGAACAAGGGTAGGAGAAGGAGCAGTGAGGGAAGTGGCAGCATACTTGTTGGATCATCCCAAGAGCGGGCCTCGCAATTTATCAAACGAGACCATTGGCTTTGCTGGGGTGCCTCCGACCATTTTGGTTAGGTGCTTGCATAAAAGTTTTAATCATCCGCAGGGGTATGATTGCtcatcaaagaatgttaagatGGGATCATTGCAAGTGTACATGAagaatgatggaagttgtgaggACATGGGTCCTAGTCGTTTCCCAGTAGAGGAGGTGCACAAGATTAGTGTTTTTGATTTAAGAATGGCAAATGCAGACAGGCATGCTGGCAATATTTTGTTTAGAAAAGGGGAAGATGGTAAGATACTGCTCATTCCTATTGACCATGGGTACTGCCTTCCAGAGAAT TTTGAAGATTGCACTTTCGATTGGCTTTATTGGCCACAAGCTCGCCAGGCTTATTCTCCTGACACCATTGAGTACATAAATTCTTTGGATGCTGAACAAGATATTGCACTTTTGAAATTTTACGGGTGGGACATTCCAATTGAGTGTGCCCGCACGCTCCGTATCTCCACCATGCTTCTGAAGAAAGGGGTAAAGAGAGGTCTCACCCCTTTTGCCATTGGGAGCCTCATGTGCAGAGaaaacataaacaaagagtCAGTGATTGAGGGGATAGTGCGTGAAGCTCAGGATTCCTTGCTCCCGGGCATGAGTGAAGCTGCATTTCTTGAAGTCATCTCCGAGATCATGGATTCCCAGCTCGACAAGCTTACAAAGTAA